A stretch of Spirochaeta cellobiosiphila DSM 17781 DNA encodes these proteins:
- a CDS encoding carboxypeptidase M32, translating into MNSVEAVKKLIELDKESRIIEDIGAILGWDQETYMPEGAVEGRADQAAFLSGLSHQHKTNPEIAELIAQANKDLSSLNDFEKSFLGIREEDYNKETRLSSQLVKDLTKATALAQNAWAKARKEDDFQSFAPYLQKVLDLTRQKAEALGYEEHPYDALLEDYEPGMRVNELKAIFGELKVGLVELLGKIRKSPQNSDDLIRLDYPVDKQDAFGRQVMADLGFDSNRGRLDLSTHPFTTQLGANDIRITTRYDKNFFNGGIFSTIHETGHALYEQGIGDNISGTTVGDGTSLGIHESQSRFWENMVGRSKAFWEAYWPQMQSLFPENMSSLSVDDLYKAFNKVESSFIRTEADEVTYSLHIILRFEIELALLEGSIKIQDLPSIWNEKMEELLGIVPSNNTEGVLQDVHWSFGLIGYFPTYSLGNLYSAQFKVAMEKELGPISGLTKDKKFNIILNWLHTNIHQWGRLKKAGELCKEVTGENLNPQYFLDYLNDKYSDIYGF; encoded by the coding sequence GTGAATTCTGTGGAAGCGGTTAAAAAGTTAATAGAATTAGACAAAGAGTCACGAATTATTGAAGATATTGGAGCTATACTAGGTTGGGATCAGGAAACTTACATGCCAGAAGGGGCTGTAGAAGGAAGGGCAGATCAGGCCGCTTTTCTATCTGGTTTATCCCATCAACATAAAACAAATCCAGAGATAGCAGAATTGATCGCTCAGGCGAATAAAGATTTATCTTCATTAAATGATTTTGAAAAATCCTTTCTTGGTATAAGAGAAGAAGATTATAATAAGGAAACACGTCTGTCCAGTCAGCTCGTTAAGGATTTGACGAAGGCCACAGCTTTGGCTCAAAATGCCTGGGCCAAAGCAAGAAAGGAAGATGATTTTCAAAGTTTCGCTCCTTACTTGCAAAAAGTCTTGGACCTAACAAGACAAAAGGCAGAAGCCTTAGGATATGAAGAACACCCTTATGATGCTCTTTTAGAGGATTATGAGCCGGGAATGCGAGTCAACGAACTTAAGGCTATCTTTGGAGAACTGAAAGTGGGGCTTGTAGAACTTTTGGGTAAGATCCGTAAATCACCTCAAAATAGTGATGACTTAATTCGCCTGGACTATCCTGTTGATAAACAAGACGCCTTTGGCCGACAAGTTATGGCGGACCTGGGATTTGATTCCAACAGAGGTCGACTGGATCTGTCTACCCATCCATTTACCACGCAATTAGGCGCAAATGATATCCGCATCACAACAAGATACGACAAGAATTTTTTTAATGGTGGTATATTTAGTACCATCCATGAAACGGGTCATGCTCTCTATGAACAAGGTATTGGGGACAATATTAGTGGAACAACTGTAGGTGACGGTACTAGTTTAGGGATTCATGAATCACAATCCAGATTCTGGGAAAATATGGTTGGGAGATCCAAGGCTTTTTGGGAAGCCTATTGGCCTCAAATGCAGTCTTTATTTCCTGAGAATATGTCCTCTTTGTCTGTAGATGATTTATATAAAGCCTTTAATAAGGTTGAATCTTCCTTTATACGTACAGAAGCTGATGAAGTTACGTATAGCTTGCATATTATCCTTCGATTTGAAATAGAGTTAGCTCTTCTTGAAGGTTCTATTAAGATTCAGGATCTTCCTAGTATTTGGAATGAAAAGATGGAGGAACTATTAGGTATAGTCCCTTCCAATAATACAGAAGGTGTTCTTCAGGATGTTCATTGGTCTTTTGGTCTGATTGGATATTTTCCTACTTATTCTTTGGGAAACCTGTACAGTGCTCAATTTAAAGTCGCCATGGAAAAGGAGCTTGGTCCTATATCTGGTCTGACAAAGGATAAAAAGTTCAATATCATCCTTAATTGGTTGCACACTAATATCCATCAATGGGGACGCTTGAAGAAGGCAGGGGAGCTATGTAAAGAAGTGACAGGGGAAAATTTGAATCCTCAGTACTTTTTAGATTATCTTAATGATAAATACTCTGATATCTATGGATTTTAA
- a CDS encoding CDP-alcohol phosphatidyltransferase family protein — MTIKQRRHRNLFINLLLFSVFEVLLFYLLQYKYYIQLNHFLIFSSVNVLYNGIIFITLLKFDRLFYYDKTNEEMSYINLATLLTILRLSSLISLMYLVYLASQYSLTRLTVVITAAIFLTDLLDGQIARRTNTITKIGKFLDSTADYFVILAISILMLYFRIIPVYIFILTLVRGFSQFPNLFRYKIEEGKIIFETSFLGKLSVFMVMFLYGSELFILTDLGKVLEPYIYILEITTAFILLMGSADKLIMFLLGIKKKKQDGV, encoded by the coding sequence ATGACTATTAAACAAAGAAGACATAGGAACTTATTTATTAATCTTCTTCTATTTTCTGTGTTTGAAGTACTGCTATTCTACCTTCTTCAATACAAATACTACATACAGCTTAATCACTTCCTAATCTTTAGTTCGGTGAATGTACTCTACAACGGGATTATATTTATAACATTATTAAAATTTGACAGATTATTCTATTATGATAAAACGAATGAAGAAATGTCCTACATAAATCTAGCCACATTATTAACCATTTTACGATTATCTTCCTTAATATCACTTATGTATCTTGTATACCTAGCCTCTCAATATTCACTAACTCGTCTCACAGTCGTTATAACCGCTGCCATTTTTCTGACAGACTTGTTGGATGGGCAGATAGCAAGAAGAACAAATACCATAACTAAGATAGGTAAATTTCTCGATAGTACAGCTGATTATTTTGTCATATTAGCCATATCAATACTCATGTTATATTTTAGGATTATCCCTGTTTATATCTTTATACTCACTCTGGTACGCGGATTTAGCCAATTTCCTAACCTTTTTAGATATAAAATAGAGGAAGGCAAAATAATCTTTGAAACCTCGTTTCTTGGGAAGTTAAGTGTTTTTATGGTGATGTTCCTATATGGATCAGAATTGTTTATATTAACCGACCTAGGTAAAGTCCTGGAACCTTACATCTATATCTTGGAGATTACCACAGCATTTATATTGCTAATGGGGTCCGCTGACAAATTAATTATGTTTCTATTGGGAATAAAGAAAAAAAAGCAGGACGGTGTATAA